In a single window of the Elaeis guineensis isolate ETL-2024a chromosome 6, EG11, whole genome shotgun sequence genome:
- the LOC105046509 gene encoding protein TIME FOR COFFEE-like isoform X2 yields the protein MERNREARRGTVPAVNGGLSRRRQRSNSLRDSPEDDGGMEMAETTRLRDRGSKKDRDRDRSSRSKRRRGERMLHGSNRDEGDDSSEESVEEEEEDEEDDVSAAVRLPPPPPPPPNPVSSSSSLPQSNHQLQQQLNRKSFPTKLTRTPPAWKADEMIGFSVPRKARSGGSGSGEQIPRQASTSPSRLSPASTTQISPSSSNASARKKMKPMSGSKHRPAKVSKSPSSIQEDIEIEVAEVLFGMTRQFQCPPKQESQKLDSKDMNGGSGNDAKSRVSSPSAISSPPPAPQTSVLPPSNYSSNPTSLSAIAPKRKKPRPIKFENESPTSPVGLVALPSTSVSPSAKLESEQPMKTEVSSPRSEKNTASPATEDGGGSVDASVAQVAVAAASDVQQYSARMENNSVLHPKLLQGELDGQNRIESQKEAASPAKETSCVNRSEETAKKADPVGDVAREETLNIDLMVPPPEREQLGDFDTDHKSQVSEIDMASQVKNIEKKEEEKAVERTTQADETLVEDQKVENSTKEGSSSRKQMGKERTIDLQIDLEKPDKDSLDDGRLPFQKQQPKVPKSEPKPDKPATSTSLPTPMSVAGWPGSFPPFGYMGQGPPLQAIIPMDGRPGSSSILQPPSFLSPQPRPKRCGTHCYIAQNIYYHQRLARMNPFWPAGGGTAPSVQGAKPCNLNAVPPSDGFAGGFPGRNMGSLQESKGSATVSPLTGPPSKERMPSTNNTTMDAAQRKQLAHQQPPQPGSAANALPVPAFIFPLNQQQAAAAAMAAAATLSSAAKSTPGLSNGAPSSGASASVAMSSGQAAPVNLSFAGLPPSEAQYLAILQNSAYPFPIPAHVAGAPPFRGAGPGQPMPFFYPSQMLHPPQLQQQLPGPQPPPHARQGHQKPSSSSGSSSSQKHLQQSQRALGGGAGSGGNSLASFPATNQRQLLLPHHHQPRQLESDKGLEDSPSTADSRASQAQKNMYGNNFAVPLYSHNFTLMSNATAAAPSGSGGGQSDKQPLHHQQQQPLRNQAVKMELTSSQAFAMPFAFSGAGAAAPGLDFSSMAQNHALFQGFPEAARHGYHHFTTAAAPPQAVQQKKAMEDGKAATGDLMNATVLAEAERKMMAGSKAPANGSQRSLNFSKPDPEPPISSIIGNSVIDISPRTLNLIPAASNAGQTMNRSGGSTPLATSAVTTTVNLLNSQPQQLQQQQEQQLIQLQNLHLQHQQHLKSTHSKSSTSSNSASVYSERLPGGSTAAKYPQTLSTFPQSLVQGGSPTQSPQWKASTARAATPSPAPSSAQSLAKNHHLPQQPGRASQQPLPTPGHQTQISFSMNSMKTVSTGGQHHSGASSNPSPSGSAAVAVGSPSNSASKSAGGSPRASASAKPGQLATAVPLPQQSSVKSSVSGSSCKSSLTQNVPSILGHPHITAAPSSGSKHQQPLQQPPQLPRPYPFPNAQLMFPNACPLLQAQPPQSNAAAAMAAADYHQRRPSEHLPHQQQHQPSPTPGSTGMLALPPSALMLAGASVTNDPTKAVAAAAAAANSMKGLASPSLMHAAHLAGAPHHLIPGSFPYMMPPVSMKPAADHKPAAGNDNLHACWQPEKR from the exons ATGGAGAGGAATCGGGAAGCGAGGAGAGGAACCGTGCCGGCTGTGAACGGTGGATTGTCGAGGAGGAGGCAGAGGAGCAACAGCTTGAGAGACTCTCCGG AGGATGATGGAGGGATGGAGATGGCGGAGACCACGAGGCTTCGGGATCGAGGTAGCAAGAAGGATCGAGATCGGGATAGATCAAGCCGGAGCAAGCGGAGGCGAGGCGAGCGGATGCTGCACGGGAGCAACAGAGACGAAGGAGACGACAGCTCCGAGGAAAGTgtcgaggaggaggaagaggacgaGGAGGACGACGTGTCCGCGGCCGTCCGgttgccgccgccgccgccgccgcctccaAATCCGGTGTCCTCGTCCTCTTCGCTGCCTCAGAGCAACCACCAGCTGCAGCAGCAGCTGAACCGTAAGAGCTTCCCGACCAAGCTCACGAGGACTCCGCCGGCCTGGAAGGCGGACGAGATGATCGGATTCTCGGTACCAAGGAAAGCCCGTTCAG GTGGCTCTGGAAGTGGAGAGCAGATTCCCCGGCAAGCTTCGACCTCTCCCTCGAGGCTCAGCCCTGCTTCCACCACCCAGATCTCACCTTCCTCCTCCAACGCCTCCGCTCGGAAGAAGATG AAACCAATGAGTGGATCCAAGCACCGCCCGGCCAAGGTCTCCAAGTCACCATCTTCGATCCAGGAGGACATCGAGATCGAGGTCGCCGAGGTTTTGTTTGGGATGACCAGGCAATTTCAATGCCCACCGAAGCAGGAGAGCCAGAAGCTTGATTCCAAGGACATGAATGGCGGTTCAGGCAATGATGCTAAGTCTAGAGTCTCCTCACCAAGCGCGATCTCCTCTCCTCCTCCAGCACCCCAGACATCTGTTCTCCCCCCCTCCAATTACAGTTCTAATCCCACTTCCTTGTCCGCTATTG CTCCGAAAAGGAAAAAGCCAAGGCCTATTAAATTTGAGAACGAAAGCCCCACCAGTCCGGTTGGCTTAGTGGCTCTTCCGAGCACGTCTGTGTCTCCTTCAGCTAAGTTGGAGTCTGAGCAACCAATGAAGACAGAGGTTTCATCGCCAAGATCAGAGAAGAACACTGCTTCTCCTGCAACTGAAGATGGTGGCGGTTCAGTTGATGCCTCTGTTGCTCAGGTGGCGGTGGCCGCCGCCTCGGATGTACAGCAATATTCAGCAAGGATGGAGAACAATTCAGTCCTGCATCCCAAGCTTTTGCAGGGAGAACTGGATGGCCAAAATCGGATTGAGAGCCAAAAGGAAGCTGCTTCGCCTGCAAAGGAAACTTCCTGTGTCAATCGTAGTGAAGAAACTGCAAAAAAGGC AGATCCAGTGGGTGATGTCGCCCGTGAAGAGACGTTGAACATTGATCTTATG GTTCCTCCTCCAGAGAGGGAACAATTGGGCGATTTCGATACAGATCACAAGTCGCAGGTTTCAGAGATTGACATG GCGTCACAAGTGAAGAACAttgagaagaaggaagaagaaaaggcaGTGGAGAGAACAACACAAGCAGATGAAACTCTTGTTGAGGACCAGAAGGTTGAGAATTCTACTAAGGAGGGATCCAGTTCAAGGAAGCAAATGGGTAAAGAGAGGACCATTGACCTGCAAATTGATTTGGAGAAACCAGATAAAGACAGCCTCGATGACGGCAGGCTGCCATTCCAGAAGCAGCAACCAAAAGTACCTAAATCGGAGCCTAAACCAGACAAGCCTG CAACATCTACTTCCCTGCCTACGCCGATGTCTGTTGCTGGCTGGCCTGGAAGTTTTCCTCCATTTGG ATATATGGGTCAAGGACCACCTCTGCAAGCAATTATTCCCATGGATGGAAGACCTGGGTCTTCAAGTATCTTACAG CCTCCTAGCTTCCTTTCTCCGCAGCCCCGCCCAAAGCGCTGTGGGACACACTGCTACATTGCACAGAACATATACTACCACCAGCGACTTGCAAGAATGAATCCTTTCTGGCCTGCAGGAGGCGGCACCGCGCCATCAGTACAGGGGGCCAAGCCATGCAATCTCAATGCCGTGCCACCTTCAGATGGATTCGCAGGCGGCTTCCCAGGGAGGAACATGGGCTCCTTACAGGAGAGCAAGGGGTCCGCAACAGTGTCTCCACTCACTGGACCTCCCTCTAAGGAGAGGATGCCGTCGACCAATAATACTACTATGGATGCTGCGCAGAGGAAGCAGCTAGCCCACCAACAGCCACCCCAGCCTGGGTCAGCAGCCAATGCTCTT CCTGTGCCGGCATTCATATTTCCTCTCAACCAGCAGCAGGCTGCTGCAGCTGCCATGGCCGCTGCTGCCACCCTATCCAGTGCGGCAAAATCTACTCCAGGGCTCAGCAATGGGGCACCATCTTCCGGCGCCTCTGCTTCCGTGGCGATGAGCTCGGGACAGGCAGCTCCCGTGAACTTAAGCTTTGCCGGTTTGCCCCCAAGTGAAGCTCAGTACCTGGCTATACTACAGAACAGTGCGTACCCTTTTCCTATTCCTGCTCATGTTGCTGGAGCTCCACCTTTCAGAGGAGCAGGTCCTGGCCAACCAATGCCCTTCTTCTACCCTTCCCAGATGCTCCACCCACCGCAACTCCAACAGCAGCTGCCGGGGCCACAACCACCTCCCCATGCCCGACAAGGCCACCAGAAGCCAAGCTCATCGAGTGGATCATCGTCCTCCCAGAAGCACCTGCAGCAATCACAGCGGGCTTTGGGAGGTGGAGCCGGTAGTGGTGGGAATTCACTTGCCTCCTTTCCGGCTACAAATCAGAGGCAGCTCCTGCTCCCCCACCACCACCAGCCTCGGCAGCTCGAGTCTGACAAGGGCTTGGAAGACAGCCCCTCCACTGCTGATAGTAGGGCTTCTCAAGCACAGAAGAACATGTATGGCAACAACTTTGCGGTTCCGCTGTATTCCCACAATTTTACCTTGATGTCTAATGCCACTGCCGCCGCACCATCGGGCAGTGGTGGGGGTCAGAGTGACAAGCAACCTTTGCATCATCAACAGCAGCAACCGCTACGGAACCAGGCGGTGAAAATGGAACTCACATCGTCCCAAGCTTTTGCAATGCCCTTTGCATTTAGTGGTGCTGGAGCAGCTGCACCTGGCCTCGACTTCTCTTCCATGGCTCAAAATCATGCCCTTTTCCAGGGCTTCCCTGAGGCAGCGAGACATGGATACCACCACTTCACCACAGCTGCTGCTCCTCCCCAAGCAGTGCAGCAGAAGAAGGCGATGGAAGATGGGAAGGCTGCTACCGGCGACTTGATGAATGCAACTGTTCTGGCTGAGGCGGAGAGGAAGATGATGGCAGGCAGCAAAGCTCCGGCTAATGGTTCGCAGCGTTCTCTGAACTTCTCGAAACCAGACCCTGAGCCTCCCATCTCTTCCATCATCGGCAACAGTGTCATCGACATCTCACCTCGAACATTGAATCTCATTCCAGCTGCTTCAAATGCTGGTCAAACTATGAACCGATCCGGTGGTTCCACTCCCTTGGCCACATCGGCTGTCACGACCACCGTCAACCTTTTGAATTCCCAACCGCAGCAGCTGCAGCAACAACAAGAGCAGCAGCTAATTCAGCTTCAGAATCTGCACCTTCAGCACCAGCAACATCTTAAATCAACCCACTCAAAGTCCTCTACATCAAGCAATAGTGCAAGTGTTTACTCCGAGCGTCTGCCTGGAGGCTCCACCGCAGCCAAGTACCCCCAAACTCTTTCCACTTTCCCTCAGTCTCTTGTCCAAGGTGGCAGCCCCACCCAGTCGCCCCAATGGAAGGCCTCCACTGCAAGAGCTGCCACACCTTCCCCTGCCCCATCCTCTGCTCAGTCACTAGCGAAGAACCATCATCTCCCGCAGCAGCCAGGCAGAGCCTCCCAGCAGCCTCTCCCCACCCCAGGCCACCAAACTCAGATATCTTTTAGTATGAATTCGATGAAAACGGTTTCCACTGGAGGACAGCATCACTCTGGGGCATCTAGCAATCCATCTCCATCTGGTTCCGCAGCCGTTGCTGTGGGCTCCCCCTCGAATTCAGCTTCTAAGAGTGCTGGTGGCAGCCCACGGGCTTCAGCAAGTGCAAAACCTGGTCAGCTGGCAACCGCGGTTCCTCTTCCCCAGCAATCATCTGTCAAGAGTTCTGTGTCCGGTTCAAGCTGCAAGTCATCACTCACTCAGAATGTTCCATCCATTCTGGGACATCCCCACATCACTGCTGCCCCCAGCTCTGGTTCTAAACACCAACAGCCACTGCAACAGCCTCCGCAGCTTCCTAGACCATATCCATTCCCTAATGCTCAGCTAATGTTCCCAAATGCCTGCCCATTACTTCAAGCCCAGCCTCCTCAATCTAATGCCGCTGCAGCTATGGCCGCTGCTGACTATCATCAAAGACGCCCATCTGAACACCTGCCACACCAGCAGCAACACCAGCCAAGTCCGACACCAGGCTCCACCGGGATGCTTGCCCTTCCCCCTTCTGCTCTAATGCTAGCTGGTGCATCCGTGACAAATGACCCTACAAAGGCTGTGGCAGCTGCGGCTGCCGCTGCTAACAGCATGAAGGGACTGGCCTCTCCAAGCCTTATGCATGCTGCGCATCTCGCTGGCGCTCCCCACCATCTTATCCCTGGCTCATTCCCTTATATGATGCCGCCTGTCTCCATGAAGCCTGCTGCTGATCATAAGCCTGCAGCTG GGAATGACAATTTGCATGCATGCTGGCAGCCTGAGAAGAGATGA
- the LOC105046509 gene encoding protein TIME FOR COFFEE-like isoform X1, whose protein sequence is MERNREARRGTVPAVNGGLSRRRQRSNSLRDSPEDDGGMEMAETTRLRDRGSKKDRDRDRSSRSKRRRGERMLHGSNRDEGDDSSEESVEEEEEDEEDDVSAAVRLPPPPPPPPNPVSSSSSLPQSNHQLQQQLNRKSFPTKLTRTPPAWKADEMIGFSVPRKARSASTKRSHDCWVSGGSGSGEQIPRQASTSPSRLSPASTTQISPSSSNASARKKMKPMSGSKHRPAKVSKSPSSIQEDIEIEVAEVLFGMTRQFQCPPKQESQKLDSKDMNGGSGNDAKSRVSSPSAISSPPPAPQTSVLPPSNYSSNPTSLSAIAPKRKKPRPIKFENESPTSPVGLVALPSTSVSPSAKLESEQPMKTEVSSPRSEKNTASPATEDGGGSVDASVAQVAVAAASDVQQYSARMENNSVLHPKLLQGELDGQNRIESQKEAASPAKETSCVNRSEETAKKADPVGDVAREETLNIDLMVPPPEREQLGDFDTDHKSQVSEIDMASQVKNIEKKEEEKAVERTTQADETLVEDQKVENSTKEGSSSRKQMGKERTIDLQIDLEKPDKDSLDDGRLPFQKQQPKVPKSEPKPDKPATSTSLPTPMSVAGWPGSFPPFGYMGQGPPLQAIIPMDGRPGSSSILQPPSFLSPQPRPKRCGTHCYIAQNIYYHQRLARMNPFWPAGGGTAPSVQGAKPCNLNAVPPSDGFAGGFPGRNMGSLQESKGSATVSPLTGPPSKERMPSTNNTTMDAAQRKQLAHQQPPQPGSAANALPVPAFIFPLNQQQAAAAAMAAAATLSSAAKSTPGLSNGAPSSGASASVAMSSGQAAPVNLSFAGLPPSEAQYLAILQNSAYPFPIPAHVAGAPPFRGAGPGQPMPFFYPSQMLHPPQLQQQLPGPQPPPHARQGHQKPSSSSGSSSSQKHLQQSQRALGGGAGSGGNSLASFPATNQRQLLLPHHHQPRQLESDKGLEDSPSTADSRASQAQKNMYGNNFAVPLYSHNFTLMSNATAAAPSGSGGGQSDKQPLHHQQQQPLRNQAVKMELTSSQAFAMPFAFSGAGAAAPGLDFSSMAQNHALFQGFPEAARHGYHHFTTAAAPPQAVQQKKAMEDGKAATGDLMNATVLAEAERKMMAGSKAPANGSQRSLNFSKPDPEPPISSIIGNSVIDISPRTLNLIPAASNAGQTMNRSGGSTPLATSAVTTTVNLLNSQPQQLQQQQEQQLIQLQNLHLQHQQHLKSTHSKSSTSSNSASVYSERLPGGSTAAKYPQTLSTFPQSLVQGGSPTQSPQWKASTARAATPSPAPSSAQSLAKNHHLPQQPGRASQQPLPTPGHQTQISFSMNSMKTVSTGGQHHSGASSNPSPSGSAAVAVGSPSNSASKSAGGSPRASASAKPGQLATAVPLPQQSSVKSSVSGSSCKSSLTQNVPSILGHPHITAAPSSGSKHQQPLQQPPQLPRPYPFPNAQLMFPNACPLLQAQPPQSNAAAAMAAADYHQRRPSEHLPHQQQHQPSPTPGSTGMLALPPSALMLAGASVTNDPTKAVAAAAAAANSMKGLASPSLMHAAHLAGAPHHLIPGSFPYMMPPVSMKPAADHKPAAGNDNLHACWQPEKR, encoded by the exons ATGGAGAGGAATCGGGAAGCGAGGAGAGGAACCGTGCCGGCTGTGAACGGTGGATTGTCGAGGAGGAGGCAGAGGAGCAACAGCTTGAGAGACTCTCCGG AGGATGATGGAGGGATGGAGATGGCGGAGACCACGAGGCTTCGGGATCGAGGTAGCAAGAAGGATCGAGATCGGGATAGATCAAGCCGGAGCAAGCGGAGGCGAGGCGAGCGGATGCTGCACGGGAGCAACAGAGACGAAGGAGACGACAGCTCCGAGGAAAGTgtcgaggaggaggaagaggacgaGGAGGACGACGTGTCCGCGGCCGTCCGgttgccgccgccgccgccgccgcctccaAATCCGGTGTCCTCGTCCTCTTCGCTGCCTCAGAGCAACCACCAGCTGCAGCAGCAGCTGAACCGTAAGAGCTTCCCGACCAAGCTCACGAGGACTCCGCCGGCCTGGAAGGCGGACGAGATGATCGGATTCTCGGTACCAAGGAAAGCCCGTTCAG CATCTACGAAAAGGTCACATGACTGTTGGGTTTCAGGTGGCTCTGGAAGTGGAGAGCAGATTCCCCGGCAAGCTTCGACCTCTCCCTCGAGGCTCAGCCCTGCTTCCACCACCCAGATCTCACCTTCCTCCTCCAACGCCTCCGCTCGGAAGAAGATG AAACCAATGAGTGGATCCAAGCACCGCCCGGCCAAGGTCTCCAAGTCACCATCTTCGATCCAGGAGGACATCGAGATCGAGGTCGCCGAGGTTTTGTTTGGGATGACCAGGCAATTTCAATGCCCACCGAAGCAGGAGAGCCAGAAGCTTGATTCCAAGGACATGAATGGCGGTTCAGGCAATGATGCTAAGTCTAGAGTCTCCTCACCAAGCGCGATCTCCTCTCCTCCTCCAGCACCCCAGACATCTGTTCTCCCCCCCTCCAATTACAGTTCTAATCCCACTTCCTTGTCCGCTATTG CTCCGAAAAGGAAAAAGCCAAGGCCTATTAAATTTGAGAACGAAAGCCCCACCAGTCCGGTTGGCTTAGTGGCTCTTCCGAGCACGTCTGTGTCTCCTTCAGCTAAGTTGGAGTCTGAGCAACCAATGAAGACAGAGGTTTCATCGCCAAGATCAGAGAAGAACACTGCTTCTCCTGCAACTGAAGATGGTGGCGGTTCAGTTGATGCCTCTGTTGCTCAGGTGGCGGTGGCCGCCGCCTCGGATGTACAGCAATATTCAGCAAGGATGGAGAACAATTCAGTCCTGCATCCCAAGCTTTTGCAGGGAGAACTGGATGGCCAAAATCGGATTGAGAGCCAAAAGGAAGCTGCTTCGCCTGCAAAGGAAACTTCCTGTGTCAATCGTAGTGAAGAAACTGCAAAAAAGGC AGATCCAGTGGGTGATGTCGCCCGTGAAGAGACGTTGAACATTGATCTTATG GTTCCTCCTCCAGAGAGGGAACAATTGGGCGATTTCGATACAGATCACAAGTCGCAGGTTTCAGAGATTGACATG GCGTCACAAGTGAAGAACAttgagaagaaggaagaagaaaaggcaGTGGAGAGAACAACACAAGCAGATGAAACTCTTGTTGAGGACCAGAAGGTTGAGAATTCTACTAAGGAGGGATCCAGTTCAAGGAAGCAAATGGGTAAAGAGAGGACCATTGACCTGCAAATTGATTTGGAGAAACCAGATAAAGACAGCCTCGATGACGGCAGGCTGCCATTCCAGAAGCAGCAACCAAAAGTACCTAAATCGGAGCCTAAACCAGACAAGCCTG CAACATCTACTTCCCTGCCTACGCCGATGTCTGTTGCTGGCTGGCCTGGAAGTTTTCCTCCATTTGG ATATATGGGTCAAGGACCACCTCTGCAAGCAATTATTCCCATGGATGGAAGACCTGGGTCTTCAAGTATCTTACAG CCTCCTAGCTTCCTTTCTCCGCAGCCCCGCCCAAAGCGCTGTGGGACACACTGCTACATTGCACAGAACATATACTACCACCAGCGACTTGCAAGAATGAATCCTTTCTGGCCTGCAGGAGGCGGCACCGCGCCATCAGTACAGGGGGCCAAGCCATGCAATCTCAATGCCGTGCCACCTTCAGATGGATTCGCAGGCGGCTTCCCAGGGAGGAACATGGGCTCCTTACAGGAGAGCAAGGGGTCCGCAACAGTGTCTCCACTCACTGGACCTCCCTCTAAGGAGAGGATGCCGTCGACCAATAATACTACTATGGATGCTGCGCAGAGGAAGCAGCTAGCCCACCAACAGCCACCCCAGCCTGGGTCAGCAGCCAATGCTCTT CCTGTGCCGGCATTCATATTTCCTCTCAACCAGCAGCAGGCTGCTGCAGCTGCCATGGCCGCTGCTGCCACCCTATCCAGTGCGGCAAAATCTACTCCAGGGCTCAGCAATGGGGCACCATCTTCCGGCGCCTCTGCTTCCGTGGCGATGAGCTCGGGACAGGCAGCTCCCGTGAACTTAAGCTTTGCCGGTTTGCCCCCAAGTGAAGCTCAGTACCTGGCTATACTACAGAACAGTGCGTACCCTTTTCCTATTCCTGCTCATGTTGCTGGAGCTCCACCTTTCAGAGGAGCAGGTCCTGGCCAACCAATGCCCTTCTTCTACCCTTCCCAGATGCTCCACCCACCGCAACTCCAACAGCAGCTGCCGGGGCCACAACCACCTCCCCATGCCCGACAAGGCCACCAGAAGCCAAGCTCATCGAGTGGATCATCGTCCTCCCAGAAGCACCTGCAGCAATCACAGCGGGCTTTGGGAGGTGGAGCCGGTAGTGGTGGGAATTCACTTGCCTCCTTTCCGGCTACAAATCAGAGGCAGCTCCTGCTCCCCCACCACCACCAGCCTCGGCAGCTCGAGTCTGACAAGGGCTTGGAAGACAGCCCCTCCACTGCTGATAGTAGGGCTTCTCAAGCACAGAAGAACATGTATGGCAACAACTTTGCGGTTCCGCTGTATTCCCACAATTTTACCTTGATGTCTAATGCCACTGCCGCCGCACCATCGGGCAGTGGTGGGGGTCAGAGTGACAAGCAACCTTTGCATCATCAACAGCAGCAACCGCTACGGAACCAGGCGGTGAAAATGGAACTCACATCGTCCCAAGCTTTTGCAATGCCCTTTGCATTTAGTGGTGCTGGAGCAGCTGCACCTGGCCTCGACTTCTCTTCCATGGCTCAAAATCATGCCCTTTTCCAGGGCTTCCCTGAGGCAGCGAGACATGGATACCACCACTTCACCACAGCTGCTGCTCCTCCCCAAGCAGTGCAGCAGAAGAAGGCGATGGAAGATGGGAAGGCTGCTACCGGCGACTTGATGAATGCAACTGTTCTGGCTGAGGCGGAGAGGAAGATGATGGCAGGCAGCAAAGCTCCGGCTAATGGTTCGCAGCGTTCTCTGAACTTCTCGAAACCAGACCCTGAGCCTCCCATCTCTTCCATCATCGGCAACAGTGTCATCGACATCTCACCTCGAACATTGAATCTCATTCCAGCTGCTTCAAATGCTGGTCAAACTATGAACCGATCCGGTGGTTCCACTCCCTTGGCCACATCGGCTGTCACGACCACCGTCAACCTTTTGAATTCCCAACCGCAGCAGCTGCAGCAACAACAAGAGCAGCAGCTAATTCAGCTTCAGAATCTGCACCTTCAGCACCAGCAACATCTTAAATCAACCCACTCAAAGTCCTCTACATCAAGCAATAGTGCAAGTGTTTACTCCGAGCGTCTGCCTGGAGGCTCCACCGCAGCCAAGTACCCCCAAACTCTTTCCACTTTCCCTCAGTCTCTTGTCCAAGGTGGCAGCCCCACCCAGTCGCCCCAATGGAAGGCCTCCACTGCAAGAGCTGCCACACCTTCCCCTGCCCCATCCTCTGCTCAGTCACTAGCGAAGAACCATCATCTCCCGCAGCAGCCAGGCAGAGCCTCCCAGCAGCCTCTCCCCACCCCAGGCCACCAAACTCAGATATCTTTTAGTATGAATTCGATGAAAACGGTTTCCACTGGAGGACAGCATCACTCTGGGGCATCTAGCAATCCATCTCCATCTGGTTCCGCAGCCGTTGCTGTGGGCTCCCCCTCGAATTCAGCTTCTAAGAGTGCTGGTGGCAGCCCACGGGCTTCAGCAAGTGCAAAACCTGGTCAGCTGGCAACCGCGGTTCCTCTTCCCCAGCAATCATCTGTCAAGAGTTCTGTGTCCGGTTCAAGCTGCAAGTCATCACTCACTCAGAATGTTCCATCCATTCTGGGACATCCCCACATCACTGCTGCCCCCAGCTCTGGTTCTAAACACCAACAGCCACTGCAACAGCCTCCGCAGCTTCCTAGACCATATCCATTCCCTAATGCTCAGCTAATGTTCCCAAATGCCTGCCCATTACTTCAAGCCCAGCCTCCTCAATCTAATGCCGCTGCAGCTATGGCCGCTGCTGACTATCATCAAAGACGCCCATCTGAACACCTGCCACACCAGCAGCAACACCAGCCAAGTCCGACACCAGGCTCCACCGGGATGCTTGCCCTTCCCCCTTCTGCTCTAATGCTAGCTGGTGCATCCGTGACAAATGACCCTACAAAGGCTGTGGCAGCTGCGGCTGCCGCTGCTAACAGCATGAAGGGACTGGCCTCTCCAAGCCTTATGCATGCTGCGCATCTCGCTGGCGCTCCCCACCATCTTATCCCTGGCTCATTCCCTTATATGATGCCGCCTGTCTCCATGAAGCCTGCTGCTGATCATAAGCCTGCAGCTG GGAATGACAATTTGCATGCATGCTGGCAGCCTGAGAAGAGATGA